The sequence agttatCTTCCACCTTTTCCCTGctctcaccacagatcatgatgtcatctgtaaacatcatagtccatgaggattcctgcctgacctcatcaaTTAGTCTGTCCATcgccagagcaaacaagaaggggctcataGCCGATCACTGATGCAGTCCCATCTctacattgaagctatctgtcactcctacagaccacctcaccactgtcctccTGTtttcatacatgtcctgtaccagtctaacatacttctctgtcACTCCAGTTTGAaccatacaacaccacagctcctccctcagcaccctgtcgtatgccttttttaaatccacaaagacacaatgaagttctttctgatgCTCTTTTCTGACAAAATATGGAACATGTACAagtctaccaagagcaggccgtcctcacataCTGAATGActgtgaagaagaagaacagtgagagaggctaccaagacacctgtgagctctctgaaggagttcaaGCTTTAGCAGGTGAGATAGGAGAGAGTACTGTTCCTCGAGTTCTTCACCAATCTGAGGTTTATAGGAAACTCATCCCTCATCAGCTCGATGTTGAGATGGAGGCAGACACCCACAGAGAAAGACTGGCAACAAATGAAGCTGTATCACTAAACATTGTTGGAGGATCATGTACTTTGTTGATTGTTTCTATTAAGAATGCAAGCATCTAGCAAGGAGGaacatcaataaaataattaaaactttaattaataaataaaaaagaaggacAGATGTGGctacaaattacaaaaatactAACACGGACAAGGAAAAACCACATCAGTGATAGAACAGAGTCAGAGCAGGAAGCAAAGTTGAGTTCTTGTGGCAGATAAACAAATCCAACAATGATCTGAACAATCTGTAGAGTATTTATACAGGGAGGATGATGACAGGAAGGAGAAGAAGATGAGCTGAACCAGCAGATCGAGGTAGAGAGAAACCAAAAGAACTGAGGGAAACAATCAGTAGCAACACAAATTTTCACTGTACTCCTCTGTGGTTAACAatcacttttaacattttaacatcatttttaCTCACAAAAACTTGTAAATATATCAAACTAAGTGCatttataaactgaaacacaCCAAGGAAAGATATGACTATATTACACAacagcaaataaagaaaaaaatacagaagtagACACAAAAACCCCAGCACAATGAGACTCAGATGGTAATTTGACTTGTGAAAGTTACAGAAGTTACTGGTGctgccaaacaaaaacaaaacatgatagggtgttgtttgtttaaatattgaagTTTGTGTATTTGAAGGCCATATTGAGAGCTCACAGCATTGTGTGTGTTCAGCCTCTGGCTCCACCTTCATGTAGGAGGTGACATTATCACCCACTCATGTCTTCATATTCTCCTGTCACAGTTTGATCAGTGAGtcttttcctgctgtttcagtCACATTCCACCACAGAGATCTGAGAAAGGTACGTTCATTTATGTCTTGGCAggtatttttattcagactttaGATAGTCAGTAGAGCCATTTTATTATTGCCCTCCACTGAAAAGAAGGCACTAATGTATTTGCCTGTTTGTGGGTGCATATGTGGTCTTTGTTATCTTTTAAGGACttcttttactatttatttttactagGACATTTTTAGCATCTGGCTTGTCAGGACTGGTATGGGGACCAAAGCCCAATCCTAAATGGTAGAACACACTTCTGGGTTAGAGGTTAAGTTTAGTTGCACTTAGAATTGGATTTCGTTCAGAATTACCCTAcataaatgaatggaagtcaatacatGACTATGAGCTAAAACTTTGGTCAACAAcgtctgcttctgtttttaactttctttaaaaattgaTATGAGGTTTGCATGTGCAAGCTCAAAACTTGAGGAGGAAAAGTGTTTTATGCCTTTTTACATTGATAATTTACACAAATGAAAAATGGTTACATGGTTCATGTTAAACTTATAGAGTTAAGAGGCACCGATAAAAGTATGAGGCTCCTAAAAAGATGCTCTCAAGTCATGTCAGAGAgaacagattattattattattagtagtagtagtagtagtagtagtattgctgttgttgttgttgttgttgttttggggttgttgtttttttacttttagggaacaaataatcctaaaaatattttttttcttttttgcatgttCTTGTACAGTGATGCCCAATACCTCTTGTTACAACCACTCTACAACTACAACTGGGAGTAATGACACCTCTGACAACAATTGCCTCACAGAGTTAAAATGGGCTCGCATCATGTCCATCGTTTTTTACTCCCTGGCCTTTGTCCTCGGTGTGCTCGGGAATGGAGTGGTTATCTGGGTGACCGGCTTCAAGATGAAGAAAACTGTGAACTCAGTTTGGTTCCTCAACCTTGCTGTGGCCGACTTCGTCTTCACAGCATTCCTGCCTCTGCGTCTGACATACGCAGCTCGGAATTACCACTGGCCGTTTGGCAAATTCATGTGCAAGCTGAATACCACCATACTCACCCTAAACATGTTTGCCAGCATTTACATCCTAGTGGTGATCAGTGTGGACAGATGTGTGTCTGTGGTGAAGCCCATCTGGGCCCAGAATCACAGAAATGTACAGAAGGCTTTCtatgtgagtctgtgtgtttggGCCCTGGCTTTAATATTTAGTACTCCATACTTTGTCTTTAGTGACATTGATACATCAAACTGCAGCAATAAGATTATCAACTGTTACACTGACTTTGCTCTCTCTGATGACTATGAAACTCCATCTGTGAATCAGTTTCGTCTATTTCGCAGTGAGGCCATAACCATCACTCGTTTTGTTCTGAATTTTGTCATCCCCTTCACTGTCATTGTCTCCTGTTATGCCATCATAATCTATCGACTGAGGAGAAACCACACCCTGGCCAACAAATCAAATCGTTCTTTTAAGATAATTATTGCAATCATCatcacttttttcttctgctggGCTCCCTGGCACATTATGGGCCTATCGATGCTGGTGTTTCACATGACAAATATAGAAAGAACTGTCTCTCACATCTTCATAATCATTTATCCGATTGCCAGAGGCCTGGTTTGTCTGAACAGCTGCATGAACCCACTGCTGTATGTGTTCATGAGCCCAGATTTCAAGGATGTTGTCCGTAAATCCATCCTGAAGGTGTTGGAGAATGCCTTCCAGGAAGAAGAACCTCGCTCCTACACAAACCCAGGATCACCGTTCAAACCAACAAGTCCTCTGATACTGAGGTGTAAGACGTTCACTGACAGACTTTAAACTGTATCCTACATGTTACTGCTTAtcttctttttattcctttccGTTGTGCAATTACAGCACTTTATTatgagttttatgttttaacatattcattttagtcttttcctttctttagcACGGCAACAAAGATAAGATTTCAAGTTGGGGTCGATACAGTTTGATTATAACTGCCCACTTtgatttatattatattatataacatttttcttttttaaatcatttttgttcaCAGTTTTATCTGTAATTTTTAAATAGCTGCCATCAGAATAATGACATACATATTGGATGTCTTAAATAAATGTGGTAAACTGTCATTCATCATGATGTTTTTATATAAGCTGATGTTTCATTTACAGTGTATaatcttcttttattttcaagacTACTAACAGGAATGATGGTATTGTGTTTCttgctgttattatttttattactgaaatgattttggactgttttgttttgccactTTCTTTCTCTCCAGCTAAAgagaactgagaaaaaaaagaagcttcaatgctttaaaatcatggggaaaatggatggaagtgGGTAACATTGATCTGCAAATAAATATCATGACAGATACCTCATTGTTGGAATTAGGCTTCATTTATTGTTCAGCTCAACAGTTTGTTTAACTACAAAACCTGAGAGAAGTAAATCTTAGCTGTCTGTGAGAATCTTTATACTTTTAATAAAGAATCAATAACAAATGGAAACACTTGAAATGACAAGATTATTGTGTTAAACCTTTGCCACTTGGTTTAATGTATTTCCTCTTATTTTTATGTCATAGTATACATAAATTTATATACAACATGTTTATAATGTTTTGAATTCAAGAGAAGTTTTGCTATGAAGTCTTTCATCATAATCTAGAAAGGAAATGGTACATCATGAGTCATTTCCACTGTACAGACAGAATCCTTTAGATACAAGTCATCTAGTTTTAGACGGTGTTAGCTGGTATAGTTTTGCTCATTATTGCAGATAGGTCCACttactgatttgttttattattattaacctttatttaaccaggcaagttcacctgagatcacagatctcttttcaATGGAGGCCTGGGTCTGAAGGCAGCCTAATATGCAGGTTTtcagactgtgggaggaaaccggggTGCCTgaaaaaacccacagaaacacgattagaacatgcaaactccacaaagGTCCAACccagggcttgaacccaggaccttgtTGCTATGAGACAACAGCACTAACCACTAAGCCATCTTGCTGCAGCATGAGCTCTGCTGCTaaagattgattgattgattgattgattgattgattgattgattgattgattgattgattgattgattgattgattgattgattgattgattgattgattgacaaCAACCAACTAAGGTAACTAAAGCGTTTTACAGCAAAAGGTTCATTACATAAAGTGTAGTAAAAACTTACATcacaaaagaaatacacaagAGCAACAATAGAATaagggaaataaaagaaaatgtcattcCACTACATGGTATTAAGAgcctgtttaaaaagaaaagttttaagcTTAGACTTAAAAATTCTCTGGTCAGAGGTTAAATAAAGATCTAAAAGGAATTTATTCCAAAGTGGGGTGCTGCCACTAAAAAGGCCAGGTCACCCCAGTGCTTTAACCCAGTTCTTG is a genomic window of Kryptolebias marmoratus isolate JLee-2015 linkage group LG16, ASM164957v2, whole genome shotgun sequence containing:
- the LOC108250003 gene encoding chemokine-like receptor 1, coding for MPNTSCYNHSTTTTGSNDTSDNNCLTELKWARIMSIVFYSLAFVLGVLGNGVVIWVTGFKMKKTVNSVWFLNLAVADFVFTAFLPLRLTYAARNYHWPFGKFMCKLNTTILTLNMFASIYILVVISVDRCVSVVKPIWAQNHRNVQKAFYVSLCVWALALIFSTPYFVFSDIDTSNCSNKIINCYTDFALSDDYETPSVNQFRLFRSEAITITRFVLNFVIPFTVIVSCYAIIIYRLRRNHTLANKSNRSFKIIIAIIITFFFCWAPWHIMGLSMLVFHMTNIERTVSHIFIIIYPIARGLVCLNSCMNPLLYVFMSPDFKDVVRKSILKVLENAFQEEEPRSYTNPGSPFKPTSPLILRCKTFTDRL